In the genome of Candidatus Polarisedimenticolaceae bacterium, one region contains:
- a CDS encoding PilZ domain-containing protein, with protein sequence MAVRTSEMPKWSDAAIRNEKRSRSRTKRRLMVRFGAQAADRTAFTKNLSETGLFLQTNHVLAPGSTVQVQIHFPDRVFSHWARVVWAKKVPPQLAHVLECGMGVCFIDPAPDWLEFYAAWTRAIGSR encoded by the coding sequence ATGGCGGTCCGGACGAGCGAAATGCCCAAGTGGAGCGACGCGGCGATCCGCAACGAGAAGCGGAGCCGCAGCCGGACCAAACGCCGCCTGATGGTCCGTTTCGGGGCCCAGGCCGCCGATCGGACCGCCTTCACGAAGAACCTCTCCGAGACGGGCCTTTTCCTCCAGACCAACCACGTCCTCGCCCCGGGGAGCACGGTTCAGGTCCAGATCCACTTTCCGGATCGGGTCTTCAGCCATTGGGCGCGCGTGGTCTGGGCGAAGAAGGTGCCGCCCCAGTTGGCCCACGTCCTCGAGTGCGGGATGGGGGTCTGTTTCATCGATCCCGCCCCGGACTGGCTCGAGTTCTACGCCGCGTGGACCCGCGCGATCGGCTCCCGCTGA
- a CDS encoding vitamin B12-dependent ribonucleotide reductase: MLQRDPHSDTPLDKPTSSNADALPPTSDRKPSPREGMRFVRRFTKAGSHPYDDVEWELRDAVISSGKGEVAFEQRNVEFPKFWSQLATNVVAQKYFRGQLGTPEREHSLRQLLDRIVKTAGKWGREGDYFASEEDAQAFEAELTHLLLHQMVSFNSPVWFNCGIEAHPQVSACFINSVQDTMQSILELAKTEGMLFKYGSGTGSNLSSIRSSRELLAGGGTASGPVSFMKGYDAFAGVIKSGGKTRRAAKMVILNVDHPDITDFVRCKAEEEKKAWALIDSGYSGEFNVHGGAYDSVFFQNANHSVRVTDDFMRAVVNDGEWVTRAVTSGKPVQTMRARELMRDVADAAWVCGDPGIQFDTTINEWHTSPNSGRINASNPCSEYMYLDDSACNLASLNLMRFRRPDGEFDVDAFRHAVDVTITAMEIWVDNASYPTPAIAKNSHDYRPLGLGYANLGALLMARGLPYDSDAGRAYAAAITALMCGEAYATSAKIAAHVGTFAGYERNREPFLRVMRKHQAHADGIDPKAVPSDLLSAARGAWADVMTFGTDFGFRNGQATVLAPTGTIAFMMDCDTTGIEPDIALVKYKKLVGGGLFKIVNNTVPLALKKLGYGHEEIQRIVDFINENDTIEGAPGLKPEHLPVFDCAFKPAKGTRTIHYMGHVKMMAAAQPFLSGAISKTVNMPHEATVEEIERTYVEAWKLGLKAIAIYRDGCKRTQPLSTGKEEKKKEAAAVAVAEPLARRRKLPDTRQSITHKFSVAGYEGYITAGLFEDGQPGEIFITLGKAGSTLAGFADAWATTISFALQHGVELRFLVDKFTHVRFEPSGFTGNPQIPIAKSLVDYVFRWLALQFLPKEAQPDLAHGANGNGTELEPEAKAEAAAMEAARQEAIRKSERDTYVRQADAPPCTECGSIMIRNGACYACVNCGSTSGCS, encoded by the coding sequence ATGCTGCAGCGCGACCCCCACTCCGACACGCCGCTCGACAAGCCGACCTCCTCGAACGCCGACGCGCTCCCCCCGACCTCCGACCGAAAGCCGAGTCCCCGCGAGGGGATGCGGTTCGTCCGCCGGTTCACCAAGGCGGGGAGCCATCCGTACGACGACGTCGAGTGGGAGCTTCGCGACGCGGTGATCTCGTCGGGCAAGGGCGAGGTCGCCTTCGAGCAGCGCAACGTCGAGTTCCCGAAGTTCTGGTCGCAGCTGGCCACCAACGTCGTCGCGCAGAAGTACTTCCGCGGCCAGCTCGGGACCCCCGAGCGCGAGCACTCCCTCCGTCAGCTGCTCGACCGCATCGTGAAGACCGCCGGGAAGTGGGGGCGTGAGGGCGACTACTTCGCGTCCGAGGAGGACGCGCAGGCCTTCGAGGCGGAGCTCACCCACCTGCTCCTCCACCAGATGGTCTCGTTCAACTCGCCGGTGTGGTTCAACTGCGGGATCGAGGCGCACCCGCAGGTCAGCGCCTGTTTCATCAACTCCGTCCAGGACACGATGCAGTCGATCCTCGAGCTCGCCAAGACCGAGGGGATGCTCTTCAAGTACGGATCGGGGACGGGCTCGAACCTCTCCTCGATCCGCTCGTCGCGCGAGCTTCTCGCGGGCGGCGGAACCGCCTCGGGCCCCGTCTCCTTCATGAAGGGGTACGACGCCTTCGCCGGCGTGATCAAGTCGGGCGGCAAGACGCGCCGCGCCGCCAAGATGGTGATCCTCAACGTCGACCACCCGGACATCACCGATTTCGTGCGCTGCAAGGCCGAGGAGGAGAAGAAGGCCTGGGCGCTGATCGACTCCGGGTACTCCGGCGAGTTCAACGTGCACGGCGGCGCGTACGATTCGGTGTTCTTCCAGAACGCCAACCACTCCGTCCGCGTGACCGACGACTTCATGCGCGCGGTCGTGAACGACGGCGAGTGGGTCACCCGCGCGGTCACCAGCGGAAAGCCCGTGCAGACGATGCGCGCCCGCGAGCTGATGCGCGACGTCGCCGACGCGGCGTGGGTGTGCGGCGACCCGGGGATCCAGTTCGACACGACGATCAACGAATGGCACACCTCGCCGAACTCCGGGCGGATCAACGCGTCGAACCCCTGCTCCGAGTACATGTACCTCGACGATTCCGCCTGCAACCTCGCGTCGCTGAACCTGATGCGATTCCGGCGTCCCGACGGCGAGTTCGACGTCGACGCCTTCCGGCACGCCGTCGACGTGACGATCACGGCGATGGAGATCTGGGTCGACAACGCGTCGTACCCGACCCCCGCGATCGCGAAGAACTCCCACGACTACCGCCCGCTCGGCCTCGGCTACGCCAACCTCGGCGCGCTGCTGATGGCGCGCGGCCTCCCGTACGACTCCGACGCGGGTCGCGCGTACGCGGCGGCGATCACGGCGCTCATGTGCGGCGAGGCCTACGCGACCTCGGCGAAGATCGCCGCCCACGTCGGGACCTTCGCCGGCTACGAGCGCAACCGCGAGCCGTTCCTGCGCGTGATGCGCAAGCACCAGGCGCACGCCGACGGGATCGACCCCAAGGCGGTGCCCTCCGACCTGCTCTCCGCGGCGCGCGGCGCCTGGGCCGACGTCATGACGTTCGGGACCGACTTCGGCTTCCGCAACGGGCAGGCGACCGTCCTCGCGCCCACGGGCACGATCGCGTTCATGATGGACTGCGACACGACCGGCATCGAGCCGGACATCGCCCTCGTCAAGTACAAGAAACTCGTCGGCGGCGGCCTGTTCAAGATCGTGAACAACACGGTGCCGCTCGCGCTCAAGAAACTCGGGTACGGCCACGAGGAGATCCAGAGGATCGTCGACTTCATCAACGAGAACGACACGATCGAGGGCGCTCCCGGCCTGAAGCCCGAGCACCTCCCCGTCTTCGACTGCGCCTTCAAGCCCGCGAAGGGCACGCGCACGATCCACTACATGGGCCACGTCAAGATGATGGCCGCCGCGCAGCCGTTCCTCTCCGGCGCGATCTCGAAGACGGTGAACATGCCGCACGAGGCGACCGTCGAGGAGATCGAAAGGACCTACGTCGAGGCGTGGAAGCTCGGCCTCAAGGCGATCGCGATCTACCGCGACGGGTGCAAGCGCACGCAGCCGCTGTCCACCGGCAAGGAGGAAAAGAAGAAGGAGGCGGCGGCGGTGGCGGTTGCGGAGCCCCTGGCGCGCCGCAGGAAGCTCCCCGACACCCGCCAGTCGATCACGCACAAGTTCTCGGTCGCGGGGTACGAGGGGTACATCACCGCGGGGCTCTTCGAGGACGGCCAGCCGGGCGAGATCTTCATCACCCTCGGCAAGGCCGGATCCACGCTCGCGGGATTCGCCGATGCGTGGGCGACGACGATCTCCTTCGCGCTGCAGCACGGCGTCGAGCTGCGCTTCCTCGTGGACAAGTTCACGCACGTCCGGTTCGAGCCGTCCGGGTTCACCGGCAACCCGCAGATCCCGATCGCGAAGTCGCTCGTGGACTACGTGTTCCGCTGGCTCGCGCTGCAGTTCCTCCCCAAGGAGGCTCAACCCGACCTCGCCCACGGCGCCAACGGCAACGGGACCGAGCTCGAGCCGGAGGCGAAGGCCGAGGCCGCGGCGATGGAAGCGGCCCGCCAGGAGGCGATCCGCAAGTCCGAACGCGACACCTACGTGCGCCAGGCCGACGCTCCGCCGTGCACGGAGTGCGGGTCGATCATGATCCGCAACGGCGCCTGCTACGCGTGCGTCAACTGCGGGAGCACGAGCGGCTGCTCGTAG
- a CDS encoding DUF6116 family protein, which yields MGGVVGPAVRAGLFRRFLGRLRFPQLFVAFLILLGVDLVVPDLVPFADELGLALITMLLGAWKRRKEPVNGPSAPPSS from the coding sequence ATGGGCGGCGTCGTCGGCCCCGCGGTTCGCGCGGGTCTCTTCCGGAGATTCCTCGGCCGGCTGCGCTTCCCCCAGCTGTTCGTCGCCTTCCTCATCCTGCTCGGGGTCGACCTCGTCGTTCCCGATCTCGTCCCCTTCGCCGACGAGCTCGGCCTCGCGCTCATCACGATGCTGCTGGGGGCGTGGAAGCGGCGGAAGGAGCCCGTCAACGGTCCTTCGGCGCCCCCGTCGTCGTGA
- a CDS encoding sigma-70 family RNA polymerase sigma factor, whose amino-acid sequence MNTTDRTVAAYLRNVRRQRRITREEEVELGGRSRSGCEGARERLVTSNLGFVVSIAKEYRNRGVAFEDLLNEGNVGLVEAARRFDPAHGTKFITYASWWVRKTILQALAEQPRLVRVSGYRLKRNRDSTDPVRTTTVSLDQPFDHDGRPLAERLVTDDPTAEDLVLREESVAQVRAALEQLSSQERLVVSLRFGLDGSPRLSLQEAGSRLALSRERIRQVECRALERLGRAVRNRQQARTTHRFRVGVRERTVA is encoded by the coding sequence ATGAACACCACGGACCGCACCGTCGCCGCCTACCTTCGGAACGTCCGCAGGCAGCGCCGCATCACGCGCGAGGAGGAGGTCGAGCTCGGGGGCCGATCCCGCTCGGGATGCGAGGGGGCGCGCGAGCGGCTCGTGACCTCGAACCTCGGATTCGTGGTGAGCATCGCGAAGGAGTACCGCAACCGGGGGGTCGCCTTCGAGGATCTCCTCAACGAGGGGAACGTCGGGCTCGTCGAGGCCGCGCGCCGCTTCGACCCGGCCCACGGCACGAAGTTCATCACCTACGCCTCGTGGTGGGTCCGCAAGACGATCCTGCAGGCCCTCGCGGAGCAGCCGCGCCTCGTGCGCGTGTCGGGCTACCGGCTCAAGCGCAATCGCGACTCGACCGACCCCGTGCGCACGACGACCGTGAGCCTCGACCAGCCCTTCGATCACGACGGCCGCCCCCTCGCCGAGCGGCTCGTCACCGACGATCCCACGGCGGAGGACCTCGTCCTCCGCGAGGAGTCGGTCGCGCAAGTCCGTGCCGCCCTCGAGCAGCTCTCCTCGCAGGAGCGGCTGGTGGTGTCCCTCCGCTTCGGGCTCGACGGCTCGCCGCGCCTCTCGCTGCAGGAAGCCGGGTCGCGGCTCGCGCTCAGCCGCGAGCGGATCCGCCAGGTCGAATGCCGCGCGCTCGAGCGACTCGGCCGCGCCGTGAGGAACCGTCAGCAGGCGAGAACGACGCACCGGTTCCGCGTCGGGGTCCGCGAGCGAACGGTGGCCTGA
- a CDS encoding serine/threonine-protein kinase: protein MNASTTPMLDHRFLVLDAIGRGGQGRVFRAFDRERERVVALKILHDENAAPGPGHPLAEEFAAWARLRHRRIVRAFELRRAASGPLAPGVPYLVLEHVDAFPAHRALVPGRIRAEGLEALARGVLDALEHVHARGLVHRDLKPGNVLVGPSRPDRVKLTDFGLAARAGRAGEPGRISGSLPYVAPESILGGEVDGRADLYALGVLMHYLATGRLPFESREPRSIVRWHLCGAPADPRRVNPSVPDRLARFVARLTERDPLRRPDGASAALELLGSRAPRPRGPEALPRAALATLRLAMDAVRMGAWRVLALPRERAHAAGLAEEALVLAQLHGLDVLRLDDDGGRPARGALATFLVARLLARGGRAQGAPLREEVLRGFPLEFFGGFPVWDRLRASAGPLRDVDLAAVGRGVAAFLGGSAGEPPALVVAAGRGLADPTCRAVLDALARAAPERAPGSPGPGLLILRGPAPVQATVRSRTPTRNRCVVLAC from the coding sequence ATGAACGCCTCGACGACCCCGATGCTCGACCACCGATTCCTCGTCCTCGACGCCATCGGACGCGGGGGCCAGGGGCGCGTCTTCCGCGCGTTCGATCGCGAGCGCGAGCGCGTCGTGGCGCTGAAGATCCTCCACGACGAGAACGCGGCCCCGGGACCGGGCCACCCGCTCGCGGAGGAGTTCGCCGCGTGGGCGCGCCTGCGGCACCGGCGCATCGTGCGGGCCTTCGAGCTCCGTCGCGCCGCCTCCGGCCCGCTCGCGCCCGGAGTGCCGTACCTGGTCCTGGAGCACGTGGACGCCTTCCCCGCCCACCGCGCCCTCGTTCCCGGACGCATCCGCGCCGAAGGGCTCGAGGCGCTCGCCCGCGGTGTCCTCGACGCGCTCGAGCACGTCCACGCGCGCGGGCTCGTGCACCGCGACCTCAAGCCCGGAAACGTGCTCGTCGGTCCGTCCCGTCCCGATCGCGTGAAGCTGACCGACTTCGGCCTCGCCGCGCGCGCGGGGCGCGCCGGGGAGCCGGGGCGCATCAGCGGCTCGCTCCCTTACGTCGCCCCGGAGTCGATCCTCGGAGGCGAGGTGGACGGGCGCGCCGATCTCTACGCGCTGGGCGTGCTGATGCACTACCTCGCCACCGGACGGCTGCCGTTCGAGTCGCGCGAGCCGCGCTCGATCGTCCGCTGGCATCTGTGCGGCGCGCCGGCCGATCCGCGCCGGGTGAACCCCTCCGTGCCCGACCGCCTCGCGCGGTTCGTCGCGCGACTGACCGAGCGCGACCCGCTGCGCCGCCCCGACGGCGCGTCGGCGGCGCTCGAGCTGCTGGGCTCGCGGGCCCCGCGCCCGCGCGGCCCCGAGGCGCTCCCCCGGGCCGCGCTGGCGACGCTGCGCCTGGCGATGGACGCGGTCCGCATGGGCGCCTGGCGCGTCCTCGCGCTCCCGAGGGAGCGCGCCCACGCGGCAGGACTGGCCGAGGAGGCGCTCGTGCTGGCGCAGCTGCACGGCCTCGACGTCCTGCGGCTCGACGACGACGGCGGCCGGCCCGCGCGCGGGGCGCTCGCGACCTTCCTCGTCGCGCGGCTGCTCGCCCGCGGCGGGCGGGCGCAGGGGGCGCCGCTCCGCGAAGAGGTCCTCCGGGGTTTCCCGCTCGAGTTCTTCGGCGGCTTCCCCGTGTGGGACCGCCTTCGCGCGAGCGCGGGACCCCTTCGCGACGTCGACCTCGCGGCGGTCGGCCGCGGCGTCGCGGCGTTCCTCGGCGGATCGGCGGGGGAGCCGCCCGCGCTCGTCGTCGCGGCGGGGCGAGGCCTCGCGGATCCGACCTGCCGTGCGGTCCTGGACGCGTTGGCGCGGGCGGCACCGGAGCGCGCGCCGGGGTCCCCTGGCCCGGGCCTGCTGATCCTGCGCGGCCCCGCGCCCGTTCAGGCCACCGTTCGCTCGCGGACCCCGACGCGGAACCGGTGCGTCGTTCTCGCCTGCTGA
- a CDS encoding oligopeptide transporter, OPT family: protein MEAPDTKSLPENAYEPLAPGETYKPVVPAKVILPEATFRSVAWGIFLCVIFTVASAYSGLKVGQVMEAAIPISILAIGLARVYSRQSTILENVIITGVGGVSGSVVAGAIFTLPALYALNLHPHPLQTTFICLAGGCLGVLFLIPLRRYFVREMHGQFPYPEATAITEVLVTGEKGGSQAKLLLQATGVAGVYDFLTTTFQFWKEAVDLKFLPFMQAASDKARFAFGFSAESFILGLGYVMGLRSSMILCAGGALSNFVLVPLIWYFGREFPDVAVYPALKPIAQMSANEIFRGYVRFIGVGAIATAGIFGIIKSLRIVAGSFAIAAKAFKQGDAAAGVERTDKDVSIMTILLGILAGTLATGVFFGTLGSTPVVLLIGVGLTLLFSFFFTSVAANAIATTARNPVSGMTMLTIIISCVVLLKFGLSGTTGMFFVMAMAGMVCTALSVSGQVITDLKTGYWLGSTPAVQEKVKFYGVIAASIAAAVTIAILAKGYQFGEAMPGDTREVLAAPQASIMKALVEGFMNQQPIAYILFGSGAAIAVVLEMLGAPALTFALGMYLPLDLNSPALVGGFLHHLVTGKAAKLGGERGRSMRERGVVIASGLMAGGALGGVFGAAVKIFWPGFDEEHTKLGFYDTDWISQGIAIALFTAICLYLWFQSNRASEKDA, encoded by the coding sequence ATGGAAGCGCCCGACACCAAGTCCCTTCCCGAGAACGCCTACGAGCCGCTCGCCCCCGGGGAGACGTACAAGCCGGTCGTCCCGGCGAAGGTGATCCTGCCCGAGGCGACCTTCCGGTCGGTGGCGTGGGGGATCTTCCTCTGCGTGATCTTCACGGTCGCGTCGGCCTACTCGGGGCTGAAGGTCGGCCAGGTCATGGAAGCGGCGATCCCGATCTCGATCCTGGCGATCGGGCTCGCACGGGTCTACTCCCGACAATCCACGATCCTCGAGAACGTGATCATCACCGGCGTCGGCGGGGTGTCGGGTTCCGTCGTCGCCGGCGCGATCTTCACCCTCCCGGCGCTGTACGCGCTCAACCTGCACCCGCACCCGCTCCAGACGACGTTCATCTGCCTCGCGGGGGGATGCCTCGGGGTGTTGTTCCTGATCCCGCTGCGCCGCTACTTCGTGCGCGAGATGCACGGGCAGTTCCCCTACCCCGAGGCGACGGCGATCACCGAGGTCCTCGTCACCGGGGAGAAGGGGGGCTCGCAGGCGAAGCTGCTCCTCCAGGCCACCGGCGTCGCGGGCGTCTACGACTTCCTGACGACGACCTTCCAGTTCTGGAAGGAAGCGGTCGACCTCAAGTTCCTGCCCTTCATGCAGGCCGCTTCCGACAAGGCCCGATTCGCGTTCGGCTTCAGCGCGGAGTCGTTCATCCTCGGCCTCGGCTACGTCATGGGGCTGCGCTCGTCGATGATCCTCTGCGCCGGCGGCGCGTTGTCGAACTTCGTGCTCGTGCCGCTGATCTGGTACTTCGGTCGGGAGTTCCCGGACGTCGCCGTCTACCCGGCCCTGAAGCCGATCGCACAGATGTCCGCGAACGAGATCTTCCGCGGGTACGTGCGCTTCATCGGCGTCGGCGCGATCGCGACCGCCGGGATCTTCGGCATCATCAAGTCCCTGCGCATCGTGGCGGGGTCGTTCGCGATCGCCGCCAAGGCGTTCAAGCAGGGGGACGCCGCCGCCGGCGTCGAGCGCACCGACAAGGACGTCTCGATCATGACGATCCTCCTCGGCATCCTCGCCGGCACGCTCGCGACGGGGGTCTTCTTCGGCACGCTCGGCTCGACGCCGGTCGTCCTGCTGATCGGCGTCGGCCTCACGCTGCTCTTCTCGTTCTTCTTCACGTCGGTCGCCGCGAACGCGATCGCCACGACCGCGCGCAACCCGGTCTCCGGGATGACCATGCTGACGATCATCATCTCGTGCGTCGTGCTCTTGAAGTTCGGCTTGTCCGGGACGACCGGGATGTTCTTCGTGATGGCGATGGCGGGGATGGTCTGCACGGCGTTGTCGGTCTCGGGGCAGGTCATCACCGACCTCAAGACCGGGTACTGGCTCGGCTCGACCCCCGCGGTCCAGGAGAAGGTGAAGTTCTACGGCGTGATCGCGGCCTCGATCGCGGCGGCCGTGACGATCGCGATCCTCGCGAAGGGGTACCAGTTCGGCGAAGCGATGCCGGGAGACACGCGCGAGGTCCTCGCAGCACCGCAGGCTTCGATCATGAAGGCCCTCGTCGAAGGGTTCATGAACCAGCAGCCGATCGCCTACATCCTCTTCGGATCCGGGGCCGCGATCGCGGTCGTTCTGGAGATGCTCGGCGCCCCCGCGCTGACCTTCGCGCTGGGCATGTACCTCCCCCTCGACCTCAACTCCCCTGCCCTCGTCGGCGGATTCCTGCACCACCTCGTGACCGGAAAGGCCGCAAAGCTCGGCGGCGAGCGCGGGCGGTCGATGCGCGAGCGCGGGGTCGTGATCGCGTCCGGTCTGATGGCCGGCGGCGCGCTCGGCGGGGTCTTCGGTGCGGCGGTCAAGATCTTCTGGCCGGGATTCGACGAAGAACACACGAAGCTGGGCTTCTACGACACCGACTGGATCTCGCAGGGGATCGCGATCGCGTTGTTCACCGCGATCTGCCTGTACCTGTGGTTCCAGTCGAACCGGGCGTCGGAGAAGGACGCGTAG